The DNA window TATCGGTCACTTGCacagattgtttttttttttcccaatttttgaagaaaagaaagagggcaCGTATGCAGAGAGGACGTGTCCGACCAAGTTGACAAATTGTTGTCGGCGTTGCTGTTTAATTTGTTAACatcgtttttttttattctgagcTACCTAATAAAGaatcaattaattaaggatGTAACAGAATGAGCATTCAAAGGAGGATACATGTCCCTTTCCTGAATCTTGACGGTCTCTGTATTCGATCGGTTGAATGGATAGAGTGAAATGATTTAGGGTGATGGGACAAATCGCTTGATTTTTCTACCAttgacctaaagtttataatgCATAAATTAAATATACACCATGTAAAAAACTGTAACTTTGATATAAATTGATGCCCTAAACCGCATATCTTTCATGAAGGTAAAATAATTTTCCGACTCTGTGGAAACACGTGTGGTATGGTGAATGATCGTGAGTAAATGACTCAATCCAGTATGGTGTAAAACTTAATGCCATATCAACTATGTGTACATCCTGTGTTTTCAAAGGAATTTAGTGAGAACAAAAATTTATTACTTTACCTCATCTCTTCGAGCATTTGTTATGACGAGCATTCGGAGCCGTGTACATGTGTGCCttccatatacttaaaaaacaaTGATCATCTTAATGTAGAAAAGACTAgaaggaaataaagaaaaactgtAGAACCACATAAAGAAATGAGAAATAGAAATCCCTTTACTTGGGCGGTTGAATTGTTTCCAAAGTCCAATTTCTTAGCCCTAACCAGGAAAACATCTGTATCTTCTTTATAATCaggaaacaaaaaattaaaatcggACTAAACCAACCAAAAGCATcgtaaaataagaaaattttaTCAATCactatttatcatttaaacaaATAATGTGATGTACGTTCAATCGACCATTGCATGTGCCCAACTTGTACAATATAATATCGATTCTAAAGCTCCTTAATTGTCTCATTGCTTAGCCAAGTGTCTCCTTAGCCAAGCTAtatgttagagtttgtgtcgaatatatgtacaaagtcggttacagtttagaacttggagttgtaatagatattaggactagagtaatagtcggactctatccttaggatctctcataaatagaggggcgtgcctgttgtaatcGCATGGCGACTTAGTATAGCGAGAggggccgtgagtcgttgtaactctgatacgttGTATATGCTGGATTAGGGAGGAGTACCCCGTAAATAGTGTCCCAAAGATTTAGGTtacggctgaactccgttaccaaATATCATGTCTCAGTGTTGTCATCATGTTTGGATATCCTATGACGTTTCTTGCAcgtttagctaccgatgtcgatTTCGAGGCTGGTTTTCTAACACAATACGTactctacatatatatagcaccAACAATATTGAATCAATCACTCGCCCACTAGGCATCATGTGGATGCTACCGGTGTTGCTAGTCTGTGACTAGTTCGCTGTTCTCAAGCTTCACGCAGGCACTCTGTAAGTTGAACGGCTGCCTTCTCCTAATTCATAACAGCATGGAATGACgaggcatgcatatgcatattcatttttttttctctaacatGCTAGGCATATACATGTTTATATATCTGAATCAACGATGCAACTAAATGCTGAACATGATCTTTCAGAACGCGCAATATGGCACGAGGGCCGACGGACGTTTGGAATGAGTGGGCGCCCCAGATCCTGGTTGTCTTGAGCTTTACTCTGCAGCTCATCCTGCTCCTCCTTGCTCGAATCCGTCAGCACCGGGGAGCCTCAAGTTTGCTGACGGCCGTGCTGAAGGGCGTGCTGTGGCTGGCGTACCAGCTGGCTGACTCCACTGCGATATACGCCATCGGCCACCTCTCCCTCTGCGACCCACAACCAGGGCATCAGCTGGTGCCGTTCTGGGCACCATTCCTCCTTCTGCACCTCGGTGGACCAGACAGCATCACCGCCTATTCCCTTGAGGACACCAAGCTCTGGCTCCGACACTTGGTTTCTGTCCTTGTGCAAGTATCTGGCGCTGCATATGTCCTCTATAAACAATTCAGCGGCAGCCAGAATTCGCTCCGGCTAGCCGCTGTCTTGATGTTCGTTGTAGGTGTGGTCAAGTACGGGGAGAGGACATGGGCACTCAGGTGCGGCAACACTGAAACCATCCGGAGATCACTCAAGAAGGAACCACGTACTAAGTGTTATTCTTACATTAAGGATAAACCCCACCAGAGGAGCTTTGAGACGGAGGCCGATGAAGAGGAATTCCTCGTCTGTTGTGCTCACACACTATTCCACATTTGCAAGTATGCGGTTGTTGATGATTCTTCGGATGATAGTGCTGGAGATATCCAAACCCGTGACACCACATTAGTTGGGGAGCTTAATGAAGAGAAATTGTATGTGGTGATGGGAATTGAGCTCTCCCTTATGTATGATATCTTGTACACCAAGGCGAGTGTGATCCATACCTGGATTGGCTATTTCATCCGAGTGGCCTCACCTGTCACCATAACTGGTTCGGTAATCATCTTCCAGTTCAGTGGTAAATATGGTCAAAACATAGTAGATATTGCTATCACATATGTTTTGCTAACCGGTGCTTTACTCCTGGAGGTGATTTCTCTGCTGCGTGCCCTAGGGTCGAGTTGgacatttccttttctttgtgCCGCACGGTGGAATTGGCTTAAGCACGCTGCTCTGTGCAGTGGAAAGTGGCATTGGTTTCGTCACAAAATTGTGTCTCTTCGCCACCTTTTCAAGGTAACGGGAATCAACAGATACTGCACACCTTCAAGGAGGTTGTCTGGTTCCATTGAGCAGTATAACATGTTGTACTTCTGCACTCGTCACTGCACATCCTACAGTCCCCTACTTGGCTGGTTGGCCAAGTTGCTCGGTCAGGACGATTGGTGGGAAACATTCCATTACTCCGGGACTGTGAAAATTCCATGGGAGGTCAAGCATGatgtgttcaaatatataaaagaaattgGCAGAAAGGATGATGTGAATACCCTCGGAGTAATCAGGAAAAACTGGGGTGAGGAGACACTGAAACTCCTGTCGAGGAAGCTGGTGGACAGTCCCAGCACATACTTGGGCGCTGAATTACAGGAAGGTATCATTATCTGGCACATTGCAACTGAACTTTTCCTCACTAGATGCAAGATGCAGGAGAGCCAAGGACGACGATGCAGCGCCCACAGTGGAGGCTATCAAGGCACTATCCAACTATATGATGTTCCTCCTAGTCGACCGCCCTGATATGCTTCCTGGCCTTGCTCAGAATAGGTTGTACCAACGAACCTGCACATCTTTGGAGAAAGAATGGTGTAAAGTTATGGATGACCCTACCAACCATCATCCTACCAGTAATGTATACACAATCCTTAAGGAACTATTCCGCCTGCATGATAGCCCAAACTATGATCCTCGGTGCCCGCCATGGGAGAAGCTTGCGAGCAAACTACTTGAAAAAAAACCAGAGCTGACACCTGAGAATTCTCGTGTCAGATTTGCAATTGATGTGGCAAAAGACCTACTTGAAAAAGAGAAAGCGAAGAGAGATgacaaagagaaagagaagacaTGCTCGTTGGAAGTGCTCCTCCAAATGTGGATCGATTTTCTTGTCTATGCggctaaccgatgcagcacggaAGCTCATGCTAAGAAACTTAATAGTGGAGGTGAGTTAACAACTGTCCTGTGGCTTTTAACAGAACACCTTTACCAAGTTAGAAAACTTTTTTATACAAGTAAATGAATAGCGACAGTAGACAATCCATCTTCCCTTGTTGGAAAAGATAATATTCGGAGGTGAATGAAAATGTTTTAATTCTCTTTTTTCCTATATATGGTTGTAATCTGTAAGTGGCTGTAAGCTGTTCGACAATGTAAGCTGAAAAACATGGGATTGTCTCTTGAGTAGTGGTATTCATCCTGCATCCAAAatcctctcaagcaagcttATTTATCTGAAGTACATAGCCTAATTATTCGAATGCAGGCCGAGCAAGCCACAGGAAAGAGGCAGCTGCAAATGCATTTGATGCTGAGAAGGCAGAAACGATGAAAGAACTGGAAGACCATAAGATGAAAGAGGAGGAAATTCCGACTAGCATGGATTTGATGAAGGGTGAAAATGATAATACTCGGTTGGAGGTCTTGACAGCAGTGCAGAAACATAGCTTGTTTGAAGTAGGGGTTGAGAGGCTCAAGATGGAACTAGATGTGTTAGTGGAGGTGAAGGAAGCATGCAAAATCACGAAGGAGTCTGGAGACCTTAAGGGGAAAGTGAAGGATATCCTGGCTGCTGATTTCATGAAGGGTGAATATAATAAGCTTCAATTGGACATTTTAACTGCAGAACAGAAACATAGTCTGTCAAAAGCAGAATTAATTGGCTCAAGGAGAATATTtagtccattttttttcttgaaatatttATATCTCTCGGTATGGACTGGCTCAGAGGGTGGCCCTTTTTGTGCCACACCATGTCTTTACTCAGTTGAAAATGTAATATCGAAACAccagaactaagccaaccagagaggggggtgaatggttggtatacctaAAATCCTAAACTttttgcggaattaaaagttaccctcaaattcgatgtagatcggtctgaccggagtagtCCCGTCGGTCTGACCCTGCCtgtgctgccggtctgaccaatgTAGAttgtccggtcagaccgctccGAAGTTGCCTCAGCCTCCTGACGccaacgccggtctgaccgccgcgatgTCACCGGTCCGACCGCGGTATGtcgtcggttagaccgccgaatccaatgaaacacaaattgaagaactctcaaagtagatgaaaactttattgcttctctctgtgtttacaaagtgcaacaacagcactacTTACAataatctcgactaaactcgaaaccctaactaaactatcaacacaattgctctcaaaagtgataccgggaagcctcacgctgtctctctatttatacatgaggtaggtaacctaaagccacgaaccaaactcatactagaagtcctaaaccacctaggaaaccttctcgtacaagaaacaaactttacaaactccaatcataccaaatttggactccttccaaattcgactccacatcccatacgcacataatacctccatcgtatgccatatggaatcttcaccaaccacgtgcattgagctctagcctaagtatcacgcatgatatctgaccatcaCGGACATCGTcctatccccaagccgactcccgatccatcaccggcaatactctccAGAGGCATCAAGTCActtacacatgaatcaaacaaagaatacatatttcgagaccaagctatctccaacttgactcattagtagcaaacaacagtattacatatgcatagtatccatctagaagccataaatatgaaacattcacggatatccaaacaaacaacccgaaactgaaaccgacacagagtcggctagtcagaccgcgggctgggcCGGTCTTACCACTCAATCACCGCTGGTTTGACCGGCATCACATGTCCGATCTGACCGGACCTGACAAAACAGCAAAGTTGTTCATCACCCAAAAATCCAATcacctccaaaaccacttcgaacataaattccaaatatcaaaaccaataatctccaatgccaattattcatcacagaataacaaTCAAAAACACTTtaattttacaatctccccccgTGATGAACATATTGGTAAacccataaaaaatgttttgatgtttgaaaaaataaaaaacaaaagaggtaaaaggcacacttcgtacaaaatgtacacatcgtgctcaaaaatccaaaagaaaacttctcccacttttgaaaagaaagaaattcccccTTGAACCAGAGAAACATGATCTTCTCAAAAACTCTCCAAAaattcttctcttctcccaaaAACTCAttgcttctcccccttttgacaatgatttcatcaagcataggaattatgtgcATTAatattcaagagcttagcatacatatagcatatcaagtcatgtgttgaaataaaaaaaggatgaacccatctataatatagcaagcatgcattaaaatataatcatgaaccaaagattttataattaagttcaaatcaacaatcaaaattcatgatttcatacgatttataacaAGGATAAGGATGAACCAATTATCTCGGCTGCCCCCTATTTCTGGTCTGATACTTTAAATGCcttcttgttcaaccaaggACCAATGACACCCACCGTGTTGGACATAACCATGATCATAGGCTTAGATATCACCTCATCTGCTAATCCAATCAGTATGAATACCAAGAATAAGGTCTCCTTCAGAACTAGATCCATTGGAGGTTGGTCTGGTTTTATTACTCTGAATATGGGTACTGGCCCTGTTTCCCCCAAGGAGCATACAACCTTTTTACTCATGTGGCTAGAATGATTTCTGTTTTGTGGCCCAAGTTGTGGTCCAACCACCAATTGGCAGCATATAGTCGAAGCCCTTGTACACAAGAAGCAATCAACCCTCGGAAAATACTTGCTAGGGTACTTGTACCAAACTCTGAGTGCTGCGTCGGCTAGGATAGCTGTAAACTCTGTTGTCGGTGCGGGAGGTCCATGGTGGCTCCTTCAAGTCTGGCTCAATCTCCATACCATCAAAGTATCACACAAATCAGACTTAGCTGAAGCCGATTTCCCAACTCTAGAACCAACTGAAGATGATGCAGGGAATGAGATCACAACTCGCCGGTGTATGTCATTTGGAGAGGCAGCTTCTAGCTATACTGGATCAAAACAATCGGCTGAGTTCTTCTCAAACTGGTTCGGCAACTTCTATGATGGATTCCCAAGGGACTCAAGAGTTTGGTTTGCCTATGAACACTCAAACAATTTTGAATACCTAGCCAATTTCAGATTCGACGAAATTAACTCTGAAAAATTTGAGAAGTCCCGGGAAGTCTTTAGTGTGGCTTTTTCTCCTTGCATTCTCCCTGTCGTCATACATCAAGGCAAAAATATCCAAGTGTCCTATGAATTCTACCATTCCATCAGTGCCGCAAGACAACTTGGAATGGTCCAACTGTCGATCGGACTATTTTTTGCTGACAAGATCTACACTAGAGGAGAGATTACCTCAGCCCTTATGATGGACAGACTCCTAAATATCCCAAGGTCCCCTCTAGGCAGTATTGAAAATATTCAACTTGCCCTAGCTAGAAGTGCAGCTTTCAACCGATGGTGGATTGAATGGAAAAAACACCTTTTTCATCAATCGGCTTCAATGTATCTGACcaactgttggtatttcttaatgacattactggaaatataattcccagcaatggtgcagaaatactcctggtatattatggtcacagagttcatccgcaagcgcacggatataccattgtagcatttcacccgagagtataccaagggtatcgtatttatttaatctcgtgggaagatcatggtagagagaacttgactaataatttatatattacttgtaataatcatagtctaggtaggggttaagataatccaagggtagagtgacacacaagcagtaagctactcattctcatactaaattatctaagctaagtggaaagaaaagagaaagagaatctattcatgtacttctagtatacatagtatacatacattctagtcatctgatatactagctaataccctctatccgatgcccgcatggtacttcgagaagccacccctgactatcgagttccttacaacagcccatcatgaccatacaactggggctaaatacggaggagtatcctccctaggaaattaaattaggactatatacatgcgctgaggaatacccgtactgagctgtcaccatcagcggcccacctcttatccgcagcatataaccccaaataataatATACCGTAATCTAAACatcacgtctaaactaccatatactactctaatatcatcgtcatgacatagagtaattgcatatgcaaacattatacccacaccaaagcatctctcagataagctagcagtatattcagtataacatgaacataatgtaaagttggcattcatatactcggaaagtatttcaataccataaatgtataaagaagagtattgtaaataaagtacaaagcttataaaagagaagagaagagctactagagccatacccgaactcttccgaaggcttctggactccgatttctactctattcctattccactagcttaagaacactaaactaaacttgagagaatatgagagatctcttgcttgaggtgtgtggaGGAAGTGAGGAGGTGAAGCccttttatagctgaactatgaaggttatgacggttggaatggtcggaattaCCCTCC is part of the Oryza glaberrima chromosome 4, OglaRS2, whole genome shotgun sequence genome and encodes:
- the LOC127771818 gene encoding uncharacterized protein LOC127771818, translated to MARGPTDVWNEWAPQILVVLSFTLQLILLLLARIRQHRGASSLLTAVLKGVLWLAYQLADSTAIYAIGHLSLCDPQPGHQLVPFWAPFLLLHLGGPDSITAYSLEDTKLWLRHLVSVLVQVSGAAYVLYKQFSGSQNSLRLAAVLMFVVGVVKYGERTWALRCGNTETIRRSLKKEPRTKCYSYIKDKPHQRSFETEADEEEFLVCCAHTLFHICKYAVVDDSSDDSAGDIQTRDTTLVGELNEEKLYVVMGIELSLMYDILYTKASVIHTWIGYFIRVASPVTITGSVIIFQFSGKYGQNIVDIAITYVLLTGALLLEVISLLRALGSSWTFPFLCAARWNWLKHAALCSGKWHWFRHKIVSLRHLFKVTGINRYCTPSRRLSGSIEQYNMLYFCTRHCTSYSPLLGWLAKLLGQDDWWETFHYSGTVKIPWEVKHDVFKYIKEIGRKDDVNTLGVIRKNWGEETLKLLSRKLVDSPSTYLGAELQEGIIIWHIATELFLTRCKMQESQGRRCSAHSGGYQGTIQLYDVPPSRPP